One Epidermidibacterium keratini DNA segment encodes these proteins:
- a CDS encoding sirohydrochlorin chelatase, translating into MSRAGLDVREAHVDVQSPALKEVVRELEAAGRESVVVPLMLGAGYHVQVDISDAVDATRARAADPLGPHPALASALRARLAAAGVAPDTAVVLAAAGSSRAASEQQTRDMAAILRAERAGPVVAAFGSAAYPRVGDAVTALREAGERRVAIAAYLIGRGFFFDRLCEAGADVVSEPLGAHPAVVARVLELYDAATSPRTWPMRGDVAGSVS; encoded by the coding sequence ATGTCGCGTGCCGGCCTTGACGTGCGCGAGGCGCACGTCGACGTCCAGTCGCCAGCCCTCAAGGAGGTCGTGCGCGAGCTGGAAGCCGCCGGACGCGAGTCGGTCGTCGTGCCGCTGATGCTGGGCGCCGGCTATCACGTCCAGGTCGATATCAGCGACGCCGTCGATGCGACCCGCGCTCGCGCGGCTGATCCGCTCGGGCCGCATCCCGCGTTGGCATCGGCGCTGCGCGCTCGGCTCGCTGCGGCCGGAGTCGCGCCCGACACGGCGGTCGTATTGGCCGCTGCCGGCTCGAGCCGTGCGGCGTCTGAGCAGCAAACCCGCGATATGGCTGCGATCTTGCGCGCTGAGCGTGCCGGTCCGGTCGTCGCGGCCTTCGGGTCCGCGGCGTACCCGCGGGTTGGCGATGCGGTCACTGCGCTGCGGGAGGCAGGGGAGCGTCGCGTCGCGATCGCGGCATACCTGATTGGTCGGGGATTCTTCTTCGACCGGCTCTGCGAGGCCGGCGCCGACGTGGTCAGCGAGCCGCTCGGTGCGCACCCGGCTGTTGTGGCCCGAGTGCTGGAGCTCTACGACGCGGCCACGTCCCCTCGCACCTGGCCGATGCGAGGGGACGTGGCCGGGTCCGTCAGCTAG
- a CDS encoding LysR family transcriptional regulator, which yields MLSWERLRVLDAVAQHGSIGAAAAALHVTAPAVSQHLRKLSRESGVALLEPDGRGVRLSAAGRVLAEHARVASDAIAHAERDLAELSGEAMGPLRVGAVGSALRGLSQRALGHLRDHHPKVSPQVSDGEGIDMLPALRAGELDLAIVESWSTRPIRLPSLVETQVVGEEPVYVAVAADHRAASWDQARLHDLSDETWASCATGTDAYEALVQTMRDHGLEPRIAHRIGDYTSQLVIVAGGHAISLVPELARHQAPEGVVFVRCDSRIRRQIVAAYVRGHATPTVRAGIEAWQYAAGSLSAR from the coding sequence ATGTTGAGTTGGGAGCGCCTTCGGGTGCTGGATGCAGTGGCCCAGCACGGTTCGATCGGAGCGGCAGCGGCTGCCTTGCACGTCACGGCGCCAGCTGTCTCGCAGCACCTGCGCAAGCTCAGCCGCGAGTCCGGTGTCGCGCTGCTCGAGCCCGACGGCCGCGGCGTGCGCCTGAGCGCGGCCGGGCGCGTGCTGGCCGAGCACGCGCGCGTCGCCAGCGACGCGATCGCGCACGCCGAACGCGACCTCGCCGAGCTGTCCGGGGAGGCGATGGGGCCGCTGCGCGTCGGCGCGGTCGGCAGCGCGCTGCGCGGGCTGAGCCAGCGCGCCCTCGGGCACCTTCGCGATCACCACCCCAAGGTGAGCCCGCAGGTCAGCGATGGCGAGGGCATCGACATGCTTCCGGCCCTGCGCGCCGGCGAGCTAGACCTCGCGATCGTCGAGTCGTGGAGCACCCGGCCGATCCGCCTCCCCTCGCTCGTCGAGACTCAGGTCGTGGGCGAGGAGCCGGTCTATGTCGCCGTCGCCGCGGACCACCGCGCCGCGTCCTGGGACCAGGCGCGGCTGCACGACCTGAGCGACGAGACGTGGGCGTCGTGCGCCACCGGCACCGACGCCTACGAGGCGCTCGTGCAGACGATGCGCGACCACGGGCTCGAACCGCGCATCGCGCACCGGATCGGCGACTACACCAGCCAGCTGGTGATCGTGGCCGGCGGTCACGCGATCTCCCTGGTGCCCGAGCTGGCACGCCACCAGGCCCCAGAAGGCGTGGTCTTCGTGCGGTGCGATTCACGGATTCGTCGCCAAATCGTCGCGGCGTACGTGCGAGGCCACGCCACCCCCACCGTGCGCGCCGGAATCGAAGCCTGGCAGTACGCCGCGGGCTCGCTGAGCGCGCGCTAA